One window from the genome of Engraulis encrasicolus isolate BLACKSEA-1 chromosome 16, IST_EnEncr_1.0, whole genome shotgun sequence encodes:
- the LOC134465719 gene encoding ankyrin repeat domain-containing protein 13C-like, whose amino-acid sequence MTGEKIRAVRKDHKPRKKENILKSYEETANVTEMVTSSTTVDTERTNIANRIFHNHNKPLKSLQLPENHSQINGNVNTDTSIGVIVDDNRNPIILTSGDTEFPVHECVFKGDVRRLSSLIRTQNISQKDVHGNTPLHLAVMLGHKECAHLLLAHNAPVKVKNAQGWSPLAEAISYGDRQMITALLRKLKQQSRESVEDKRPKLLKALRELGDFYLELHWDFQSWVPLLSRILPSDACKIYKQGNDIRLDTTLIDFSDMKCQRGDLSFIFSGDAPPAEAFVVLDNEQKVYQRIHHEESEMETEEEVDILMSSDIYSATLSTKSITFSRSQSGWLFREDKTERVGNFVADCYAVNGLVLESRKRREHLSEEDILRNKAIMESLSKGGTLAEQTFEPVRRQSLGAPEANTISWEEYITAEQGNPPHLGRDLLCKESKKNFKATVAMSQDFPVGIESLLNVLEVVAPFKHFNKLREFVQMKLPPGFPVKLDIPVFPTITATVTFQEFRYREFENSLFTIPDGYKEDPSRFPDL is encoded by the exons ATGACTGGAGAGAAGATACGTGCCGTGCGTAAGGACCACAAACCAAGGAAAAAGGAAAACATACTGAAATCTTACGAAGAGACCGCTAATGTCACTGAGATGGTTACGTCGTCCACCACCGTCGACACAGAAAGGACAAATATAGCTAATAGGATATTTCACAACCACAACAAACCACTTAAATCTTTGCAACTACCAGAAAACCATTCGCAGATCAATGGAAACGTTAACACCGACACATCTATCGGTGTCATCGTCGACGACAACAGGAACCCTATTATTTTGACTTCGGGAGATACAGAATTCCCTGTCCACGAATGTGTGTTCAAAGGAGATGTACGTCGTTTGTCATCCCTCATCCGGACTCAAAACATAAGCCAGAAAGATGTTCATG GGAATACGCCTTTGCACCTCGCTGTTATGCTGGGACATAAAG AGTGTGCCCACCTACTTTTGGCCCACAATGCCCCCGTGAAGGTGAAGAACGCGCAGGGCTGGAGCCCCCTGGCTGAGGCCATCAGCTATGGAGACCGGCAGATGA TCACAGCTCTGCTTCGAAAGCTGAAACAGCAGTCCAGGGAGAGCGTGGAGGACAAGAGGCCCAAGCTGCTCAAAGCACTGCGGGAG CTTGGAGACTTTTACTTAGAACTTCACTGGGACTTTCAGAGTTGGG TCCCTCTTCTTTCACGGATTTTGCCATCTGATGCTTGCAAGATTTACAAGCAGGGAAACGACATCAG GCTGGACACCACCCTGATCGACTTCAGTGACATGAAGTGCCAACGCGGCGACCTCAGCTTCATCTTCAGCGGCGACGCACCGCCCGCCGAGGCCTTTGTCGTCCTTGATAACGAGCAGAAGGTGTACCAGCGCATTCATCACGAG GAGTCGGAGATGGAgactgaggaggaggtggacatcCTGATGAGCAGTGACATCTACTCGGCCACCCTCTCCACCAAGTCCATCACCTTCTCACGCAGCCAGAGCGGCTGGCTCTTCAGGGAGGACAAGACC gAGAGGGTAGGGAACTTCGTGGCAGACTGCTATGCGGTGAACGGCCTGGTGCTGGAGTCTCGTAAGCGTCGTGAGCACCTGAGCGAGGAGGACATCCTGAGGAACAAGGCCATCATGGAGAGCCTCAGCAAGGGGGGCACTCTGGCAGAGCAGACCTTCGAG CCGGTCCGAAGGCAGTCCCTGGGTGCGCCCGAGGCCAATACCATCTCCTGGGAGGAGTACATCACTGCAGAGCAGGGAAA cccTCCCCACCTCGGCCGTGACCTGCTTTGCAAAGAGAGCAAGAAGAACTTCAAGGCCACGGTAGCCATGAGCCAGGACTTTCCTGTGGGCATTGAATC gtTGCTGAATGTTTTGGAGGTCGTAGCTCCCTTTAAGCACTTCAACAAGCTCAGAGAGTTTGTTCAGATGAAGCTTCCTCCTGGGTTCCCTGTCAAACTAG ACATCCCAGTGTTTCCCACCATCACGGCTACTGTGACGTTCCAAGAGTTCCGCTACCGTGAGTTTGAGAACTCGCTCTTCACTATCCCAGACGGCTATAAGGAGGACCCCAGCCGCTTCCCTGACCTCTAG
- the efcab14 gene encoding EF-hand calcium-binding domain-containing protein 14 isoform X1: MKKRKELNALIGLNGDSKRKKTKKGSGHRLLRTEPPDSESETSSEDDFNNISSLSVFGKRSYAQCCNICYPLCVFIVLAACVIACAGLIWMQIALKNDLDNLKEKIHTMDSSQQMSSHEIPKLSEDLKSKQKKLEDLESGDRGLETLWSNLTDINRKITILDSAVNQLKTTIKSAANLINLPSTVAELQKSVATIGSTLTSVQHDVKTIQTVVEDQRKERDHQKNVMNGSDRKTGLKLDTLSERGVNSSTCDALKQEVVYLQETFSELNVSQKLHQSWATIQMRSLQSTLSNLTGRVFSLESQSPFTQVKPDEFVAPSELGRTTQGVLDQTGGSIKSVEPPISAVSGSSQSNSKPTRRPRFLSQKRAKRDKASQKTSVQDLETLFKYMDLNPDSPGVSYMQLRELLGAATPAAHFLEPYDRNRDHRYSLAELRAAAAAL; encoded by the exons atgaagaagaggaaggagctAAATGCCCTCATTGGACTGAACGGGGACAGCAAGAGGAAGAAGACCAAGAAAGGATCAGGTCACAGACTTTTGCGTACTGAGCCTCCGGATTCAGAATCGGAAACAAGTTCAGAAGATGATTTTAATAACATCAGCAGCCTGAGCGTGTTTGGCAA AAGAAGTTACGCACAGTGTTGCAACATTTGCTACCCGCTGTGCGTGTTTATTGTGCTGGCTGCTTGCGTGATTGCCTGCGCTGGACTGATATGGATGCAGATCGCCCTGAAAAACGACCTGGACAACTTGAAGGAGAAGATCCATACGA TGGATTCTAGTCAACAAATGTCATCGCATGAAATTCCAAAGCTAAGCGAAGACCTGAAGTCCAAACAGAAGAAGCTTGAGGACCTGGAGAGTGGTGACAGGGGTTTGGAAACTCTGTGGTCTAATCTCACAGACATCAACAGAAAG ATAACTATACTGGACTCAGCAGTCAACCAGCTGAAAACAACCATCAAATCTGCAGCAAATTTGATAAATCTCCCATCCACAGTTGCAGAACTTCAGAAG AGTGTTGCTACAATTGGCAGCACACTAACCAGCGTGCAGCATGATGTTAAAACCATTCAAACTGTCGTGGAAGACCAGAGGAAGGAAAGAGACCACCAGAAGAATGTTATG AATGGCAGTGATAGAAAAACCGGTTTGAAATTGGATACCTTGTCAGAAAGAGGTGTGAACAGCAGCACGTGTGATGCTTTGAAACAG gAGGTGGTGTACCTTCAGGAGACATTCAGTGAATTAAATGTCAGTCAGAAACTTCACCAGTCCTGGGCTACCATTCAGATGCGCAGTCTTCAATCCACCTTGTCAAATCTCACTGGAAGAGTGTTTTCGTTGGAGTCGCAGTCACCTTTCACGCAAGTGAAGCCAGAT GAGTTTGTGGCACCTTCAGAGCTGGGCAGAACTACTCAAGGAGTCCTGGACCAAACTGGTGGCAGCATCAAGAGTGTTGAGCCACCCATTTCTGCAGTCTCTG GCTCTTCACAGTCAAACTCAAAGCCAACCAGACGACCAAGATTTCTTTCTCAAAAACGTGCTAAGAGAGACAAAGCCTCTCAGAAGACATCAGTACAAG ACCTCGAGACCCTGTTCAAGTACATGGACTTGAACCCTGACTCTCCTGGCGTGTCCTACATGCAACTGCGGGAGCTTCTAGGTGCTGCCACACCAGCCGCCCATTTCCTTGAACCCTATGACCGCAATAGGGACCACAGGTACTCTCTGGCCGAGCTGAGGGCGGCTGCTGCAGCGCTGTGA
- the efcab14 gene encoding EF-hand calcium-binding domain-containing protein 14 isoform X2 — protein sequence MKKRKELNALIGLNGDSKRKKTKKGSGHRLLRTEPPDSESETSSEDDFNNISSLSVFGKSYAQCCNICYPLCVFIVLAACVIACAGLIWMQIALKNDLDNLKEKIHTMDSSQQMSSHEIPKLSEDLKSKQKKLEDLESGDRGLETLWSNLTDINRKITILDSAVNQLKTTIKSAANLINLPSTVAELQKSVATIGSTLTSVQHDVKTIQTVVEDQRKERDHQKNVMNGSDRKTGLKLDTLSERGVNSSTCDALKQEVVYLQETFSELNVSQKLHQSWATIQMRSLQSTLSNLTGRVFSLESQSPFTQVKPDEFVAPSELGRTTQGVLDQTGGSIKSVEPPISAVSGSSQSNSKPTRRPRFLSQKRAKRDKASQKTSVQDLETLFKYMDLNPDSPGVSYMQLRELLGAATPAAHFLEPYDRNRDHRYSLAELRAAAAAL from the exons atgaagaagaggaaggagctAAATGCCCTCATTGGACTGAACGGGGACAGCAAGAGGAAGAAGACCAAGAAAGGATCAGGTCACAGACTTTTGCGTACTGAGCCTCCGGATTCAGAATCGGAAACAAGTTCAGAAGATGATTTTAATAACATCAGCAGCCTGAGCGTGTTTGGCAA AAGTTACGCACAGTGTTGCAACATTTGCTACCCGCTGTGCGTGTTTATTGTGCTGGCTGCTTGCGTGATTGCCTGCGCTGGACTGATATGGATGCAGATCGCCCTGAAAAACGACCTGGACAACTTGAAGGAGAAGATCCATACGA TGGATTCTAGTCAACAAATGTCATCGCATGAAATTCCAAAGCTAAGCGAAGACCTGAAGTCCAAACAGAAGAAGCTTGAGGACCTGGAGAGTGGTGACAGGGGTTTGGAAACTCTGTGGTCTAATCTCACAGACATCAACAGAAAG ATAACTATACTGGACTCAGCAGTCAACCAGCTGAAAACAACCATCAAATCTGCAGCAAATTTGATAAATCTCCCATCCACAGTTGCAGAACTTCAGAAG AGTGTTGCTACAATTGGCAGCACACTAACCAGCGTGCAGCATGATGTTAAAACCATTCAAACTGTCGTGGAAGACCAGAGGAAGGAAAGAGACCACCAGAAGAATGTTATG AATGGCAGTGATAGAAAAACCGGTTTGAAATTGGATACCTTGTCAGAAAGAGGTGTGAACAGCAGCACGTGTGATGCTTTGAAACAG gAGGTGGTGTACCTTCAGGAGACATTCAGTGAATTAAATGTCAGTCAGAAACTTCACCAGTCCTGGGCTACCATTCAGATGCGCAGTCTTCAATCCACCTTGTCAAATCTCACTGGAAGAGTGTTTTCGTTGGAGTCGCAGTCACCTTTCACGCAAGTGAAGCCAGAT GAGTTTGTGGCACCTTCAGAGCTGGGCAGAACTACTCAAGGAGTCCTGGACCAAACTGGTGGCAGCATCAAGAGTGTTGAGCCACCCATTTCTGCAGTCTCTG GCTCTTCACAGTCAAACTCAAAGCCAACCAGACGACCAAGATTTCTTTCTCAAAAACGTGCTAAGAGAGACAAAGCCTCTCAGAAGACATCAGTACAAG ACCTCGAGACCCTGTTCAAGTACATGGACTTGAACCCTGACTCTCCTGGCGTGTCCTACATGCAACTGCGGGAGCTTCTAGGTGCTGCCACACCAGCCGCCCATTTCCTTGAACCCTATGACCGCAATAGGGACCACAGGTACTCTCTGGCCGAGCTGAGGGCGGCTGCTGCAGCGCTGTGA